The following coding sequences lie in one Lysobacter capsici genomic window:
- a CDS encoding DUF6053 domain-containing protein has protein sequence MSRPHESCAAIRAKSIGPEGPPTKDLAASVLTGQRRLQIAGRARSSNSITRSFHPITSPGTAPSHAAARRNPAPAIRTSTRPRSCSVAPAC, from the coding sequence ATCAGTCGCCCCCATGAAAGCTGCGCGGCGATCCGAGCGAAAAGCATCGGGCCTGAAGGCCCTCCCACAAAAGACTTAGCTGCATCGGTATTGACTGGCCAGCGAAGGCTTCAGATCGCCGGTCGGGCGCGATCGAGCAACTCAATCACCCGATCATTTCACCCGATCACTTCGCCTGGAACCGCACCGTCGCATGCGGCGGCTCGGCGAAATCCAGCGCCTGCAATTCGAACGTCCACGCGCCCGCGCTCTTGCTCGGTTGCGCCGGCGTGTTGA
- a CDS encoding DUF6053 domain-containing protein, with translation MGGPSGPMLFAQVAMKPHQSPP, from the coding sequence GTGGGAGGGCCTTCAGGCCCGATGCTTTTCGCTCAGGTCGCGATGAAACCGCATCAGTCGCCCCCATGA